Proteins co-encoded in one Haloarcula pelagica genomic window:
- a CDS encoding ATP-binding cassette domain-containing protein has translation MVTNTSSKSEPQEAVGAGKGSPSLIRLDGISKRYEGVQALSDISFSIDENEILALVGDNGAGKSTLVKILAGVISQTAGDLYVRTDGSMRIRSMDDPKDARSVGIETVFQDLGLSMKHDVATNIYMGREPRKAGVRGRVFRNIDREQMNEGALEALNELGFQIDPYAPVSELSGGQQQAVAVARALISDPRIVLLDEPTAEVSVEGRKKILDLITELKDRGRTVLFITHNLEEVFEVADRIAVLRNGELVSIEDNDATIDRERLVGLMTGAINPE, from the coding sequence ATGGTGACAAACACTAGCTCGAAAAGCGAGCCACAGGAAGCGGTCGGCGCCGGCAAGGGCAGTCCGTCGCTGATCAGACTGGACGGGATCTCCAAGCGATACGAGGGCGTGCAGGCGTTATCGGATATCTCGTTCAGTATCGACGAGAACGAGATTCTGGCTCTCGTCGGTGACAACGGTGCCGGCAAATCGACATTGGTCAAAATCCTGGCTGGCGTCATCTCACAGACGGCTGGCGACCTGTACGTACGGACGGACGGTTCGATGCGAATCCGTTCGATGGACGACCCGAAAGACGCACGCTCCGTGGGAATCGAGACGGTGTTCCAGGATCTGGGCCTCTCGATGAAACACGACGTCGCGACGAACATCTACATGGGTCGTGAACCCAGAAAGGCGGGCGTCCGCGGGCGAGTCTTCCGAAACATCGATCGGGAACAGATGAACGAGGGTGCACTGGAAGCGCTGAACGAACTCGGGTTCCAGATCGACCCGTATGCCCCCGTGAGTGAGTTGTCTGGCGGCCAACAGCAGGCCGTCGCGGTCGCTCGTGCACTGATCTCCGATCCTCGGATCGTGCTGCTCGACGAACCCACTGCGGAGGTTTCGGTCGAAGGCCGAAAGAAGATCCTCGACCTTATCACGGAACTGAAAGATCGAGGCCGAACGGTACTGTTCATCACACACAACCTCGAGGAGGTGTTCGAAGTCGCCGACCGTATCGCCGTGCTCCGGAACGGTGAACTGGTCTCCATCGAGGACAACGACGCGACGATCGATCGCGAACGACTGGTCGGTTTGATGACTGGTGCGATCAATCCCGAGTGA
- a CDS encoding IS5 family transposase — MEALPKSRLLRFVEQAMHLARRAVARYSSKFSKRRYTLHQHIVLLCLKVRKNTTYRMLLDELIEMPRIRSAIELEELPSPSTLCKAFNRLDMAVWRVLLNLSVTLLPTNGVVGIDASGFDRSHASKHYTKRTKLTIQQLKVTLLVDTRSNAIIDLHVTTTRKHDSQIAPSLIKRNTGEVAVLLGDKGYDDQKVRALANEIGVRPLIKHREFSSLHKAWNSRLDADLYGQRSQNETVNSRLKRKYGAFVRSRRWWKQFRELVVGCLTHNIDKAL, encoded by the coding sequence ATGGAAGCCCTCCCGAAGTCACGGTTACTCCGGTTCGTCGAGCAAGCGATGCACTTGGCTCGGCGAGCTGTCGCTCGTTACTCATCAAAATTCTCGAAACGGCGGTACACACTTCATCAACACATCGTCCTGCTCTGTCTCAAGGTTAGAAAGAATACGACGTACCGGATGCTTCTGGACGAACTTATTGAGATGCCTCGGATTCGGAGCGCCATCGAACTTGAGGAACTCCCTTCTCCTTCGACGTTGTGTAAGGCATTCAATCGGCTTGATATGGCTGTCTGGCGCGTCCTGCTCAACCTCTCGGTCACACTTCTCCCGACCAACGGCGTCGTCGGGATTGATGCCTCCGGGTTCGACCGGAGTCACGCCTCGAAACACTACACGAAGCGAACGAAGTTGACGATTCAGCAGTTGAAAGTCACGCTCCTCGTAGACACGAGGTCGAACGCAATCATCGACTTACACGTGACGACGACCCGAAAACACGACTCGCAAATTGCGCCGTCGCTCATCAAGCGAAATACCGGTGAAGTAGCAGTTCTCCTTGGCGACAAGGGATACGACGACCAGAAGGTTCGCGCGTTAGCCAATGAAATTGGTGTTCGACCGCTTATCAAGCACCGCGAGTTTTCGTCGCTTCACAAGGCGTGGAACTCTCGGTTGGACGCCGACCTCTACGGCCAACGTAGTCAGAACGAGACTGTGAACTCTCGTCTTAAACGGAAATATGGCGCATTCGTCCGCTCACGACGCTGGTGGAAACAGTTCCGTGAACTCGTTGTCGGCTGTCTCACTCACAACATCGACAAGGCACTCTGA
- the dgoD gene encoding galactonate dehydratase, whose product MTTVTGFDLYSLPPRWLFLRIETADGIVGWGEPILEGRTATVESVVCELMETYVVGRDSDDIEDIWETLYRGGYYRGGPILMSALAGIDQALWDIKGKRYELPVYEFLGGSVRSKIRAYQWIGADDVGALRRQAKTAVDDGYTALKIFGVGRSEQVVSPEDISNSVGRVQTVREAVGDDIDVGVDFHGRTSRGVATVLLKELEEYDPMFVEEPIVPKHADLYPKLARETSVPIAVGERLYSRWDFKPHFQPDGVDIVQPDISHAGGISECKRIADTAATYDMGTVLTCSVGPIALAACLQICASTRAAFLQPANRHRNIDTYITNSDVLDVENGYLGIPSDSGLGIDVDIEEVEEKSSFSSTWNTPVWRHSDGSVSEW is encoded by the coding sequence ATGACGACGGTCACAGGGTTCGACCTGTACTCTCTGCCCCCCCGGTGGCTGTTTTTACGGATCGAGACAGCGGACGGTATCGTCGGCTGGGGAGAACCGATATTGGAAGGCCGGACAGCAACAGTCGAGTCGGTCGTCTGTGAACTGATGGAGACGTACGTCGTCGGCCGAGACTCGGACGACATCGAGGACATCTGGGAGACGCTCTACAGGGGCGGCTATTACCGGGGCGGCCCCATCCTGATGAGCGCACTGGCTGGCATCGACCAGGCACTGTGGGACATCAAGGGCAAGCGGTACGAACTCCCCGTCTACGAGTTTCTCGGCGGGTCTGTCCGGTCGAAGATCCGCGCGTATCAGTGGATCGGCGCCGACGACGTCGGCGCACTGCGGCGACAGGCGAAGACAGCCGTAGACGACGGGTACACCGCGTTGAAGATATTCGGAGTCGGGCGCTCGGAGCAGGTCGTCTCCCCGGAGGACATCTCCAACTCCGTCGGTCGAGTCCAGACCGTCAGGGAGGCTGTCGGTGACGATATTGATGTCGGCGTGGATTTCCACGGCCGGACGTCACGGGGCGTGGCAACGGTTCTTCTCAAGGAACTCGAGGAATACGACCCGATGTTCGTCGAAGAGCCCATCGTGCCGAAACACGCGGATCTGTATCCGAAACTGGCCAGAGAGACGTCCGTGCCGATAGCTGTCGGCGAGCGACTCTATTCACGCTGGGACTTCAAACCGCATTTTCAGCCCGACGGCGTCGACATCGTCCAGCCCGATATCTCGCATGCTGGAGGAATCTCCGAGTGCAAACGGATCGCCGATACGGCCGCGACATACGACATGGGAACGGTACTCACCTGTTCGGTCGGTCCGATCGCACTCGCTGCGTGTCTACAGATATGTGCGAGTACACGGGCTGCATTCCTCCAACCCGCCAACCGACACCGAAACATCGACACTTATATAACAAATTCTGACGTTTTGGATGTAGAAAACGGATATTTGGGGATACCCTCCGATAGTGGTCTCGGAATAGACGTTGATATCGAGGAAGTAGAGGAGAAGTCGAGCTTTTCTAGCACTTGGAACACACCGGTTTGGAGGCATAGCGACGGTTCTGTTTCCGAATGGTGA
- a CDS encoding DUF4432 family protein translates to MGSARQNVRLSGDYQFKGVDATLLENENLRLFILDGKGGDIIEFRDKRTDVDVLWRSPHDWQVPDSPRLSATDDTPWETQYPGGWQINAPLAGWGGSVSGTQYPLHGESALLAWDTEVLAHTANRARLRLSTELVRYPFEIHREIELRAGESTVEFRDRLVNTADVPLEYIWQQHIALGPPLVGPPASISLPDSSCYVDPSYPSNPTFEHHRLEPGAKFTWPTAPGTDGGTADLSRFPPRDATIHDQIYATDLSAGWYAVTNPEIDLGFGVSFPTDPFECLWYWQAFGGAEVSPYFGRNYNIGLEPTTAHPAGSIPDAQRENGSMKILGPGEEVTATVTAGTFGADAVGDRPDPLPWH, encoded by the coding sequence ATGGGATCTGCTCGGCAGAACGTACGCCTCTCCGGCGACTACCAGTTCAAAGGTGTCGATGCGACGCTTCTCGAGAACGAGAACCTCCGTCTGTTTATCTTGGACGGCAAGGGTGGCGATATCATCGAGTTCCGCGACAAGCGAACAGACGTCGATGTCCTGTGGCGCTCGCCACACGACTGGCAGGTACCGGACAGTCCACGCCTGTCCGCGACCGACGATACACCGTGGGAGACCCAGTATCCCGGCGGGTGGCAGATCAACGCGCCACTCGCTGGCTGGGGCGGTTCGGTCAGTGGCACCCAGTATCCGCTCCACGGGGAGAGTGCACTCCTCGCCTGGGACACCGAAGTCCTCGCTCACACGGCGAACCGTGCTCGGCTCAGGCTCTCTACCGAGTTGGTACGGTACCCGTTCGAGATACATCGGGAGATCGAGTTACGTGCGGGCGAGTCGACGGTCGAGTTCCGAGACAGGCTGGTGAACACCGCTGATGTGCCCCTCGAATACATCTGGCAACAACACATCGCTCTCGGTCCGCCGCTGGTGGGTCCACCGGCGAGCATTTCACTCCCCGACAGTAGCTGTTACGTCGACCCCTCCTACCCGTCGAACCCCACCTTCGAGCACCACCGACTCGAACCCGGCGCGAAGTTCACGTGGCCAACGGCGCCCGGTACAGACGGAGGGACGGCCGATCTCAGCCGGTTCCCGCCACGTGATGCGACGATCCACGACCAGATCTACGCGACGGACCTCTCGGCGGGATGGTACGCCGTGACGAACCCCGAGATCGATCTCGGGTTCGGGGTTTCGTTTCCCACCGACCCGTTCGAGTGTCTCTGGTACTGGCAGGCCTTCGGCGGTGCCGAGGTCTCGCCGTACTTCGGGCGGAACTACAATATCGGGCTCGAACCGACGACTGCCCATCCAGCGGGATCCATCCCGGATGCACAACGCGAGAACGGGAGCATGAAGATACTCGGACCAGGCGAGGAAGTTACCGCGACCGTCACAGCGGGCACGTTCGGCGCTGACGCAGTCGGTGACCGACCCGACCCACTCCCGTGGCACTGA
- a CDS encoding ABC transporter permease: MGAETTVQDVERKQSTLHSILGRREFGVTLAVLGLAVVGILLRADVFLTVSNISGIIRNAAVVGIIGYGMTILVSAGDFDLSVGSMMALSAGLTATMLIGGFPVELVFVLIFLFAVIYGLLQGILVTKMGIPSLILTIGTLTLLRGVHLIVTDGQTQSLSDSEMPALLNAMGGTISVPQPLGQFPLQIVWLLGLLGLFHYLLFHTPFGYRALVTGGDEESARYTGINTDQVKIAGFAIVSVLAAFAGLSQLAFTNSVSPLTGDGVALVVIAAVVIGGTDIFGGEGSIVGTLLGALVFALIQNVLVLAGLGAQLFSVFTGVFVILAVAFDELAQRTRYEKVQTLFTDPLRNVATQPFSFFESVDEDVRGITAPLVFLSCICLTMTVFTLAGVLLSIVGAIGFEFSVFIISGGVGALATVPLFVFGAVAGLTFLFVVFLHAVTTLAGSRATIDKSIQAVSYSFAPVVLGVVPLLLLGYGFLPLVVLITAAPPVLAMVYLLARAVRNLHKLDTKTAATAAVASTAALLAFLGYLGSLA; the protein is encoded by the coding sequence ATGGGAGCGGAAACCACAGTACAAGATGTCGAACGGAAACAGAGCACACTCCACTCGATTCTGGGGCGACGGGAGTTCGGCGTCACGCTCGCGGTGCTCGGCCTCGCCGTCGTCGGAATTCTACTGAGAGCGGACGTGTTCCTGACGGTCAGTAACATCAGTGGGATCATCCGGAACGCGGCCGTGGTCGGCATCATCGGCTACGGGATGACCATCCTCGTGAGCGCCGGTGATTTCGATCTCTCCGTCGGATCGATGATGGCGCTCTCGGCTGGCCTCACGGCGACGATGTTGATCGGTGGCTTCCCAGTCGAACTGGTGTTCGTCCTCATATTCCTGTTCGCGGTCATCTACGGGTTACTCCAGGGAATTCTGGTCACGAAGATGGGTATCCCGTCGCTGATACTGACCATCGGGACGTTGACGCTCCTCCGCGGTGTCCATCTGATCGTCACCGACGGACAGACACAGAGCCTCTCGGATAGCGAGATGCCTGCCCTCCTGAACGCGATGGGTGGGACTATCAGCGTGCCACAGCCGCTCGGCCAGTTCCCGCTCCAGATCGTGTGGTTACTCGGATTGCTGGGGCTGTTCCACTACCTCCTGTTCCACACGCCCTTCGGGTACCGGGCGCTCGTGACGGGCGGCGACGAGGAGTCGGCGCGGTACACCGGGATCAACACTGACCAGGTGAAGATCGCTGGATTCGCGATCGTCTCCGTGCTCGCAGCGTTCGCTGGCCTCAGCCAGCTGGCGTTCACCAACAGCGTCTCGCCGCTAACCGGGGACGGCGTCGCGCTGGTCGTGATCGCCGCTGTCGTCATCGGTGGCACCGACATCTTCGGTGGCGAAGGAAGTATCGTCGGGACATTGCTCGGCGCACTCGTCTTTGCGCTCATCCAGAACGTCCTGGTGCTGGCGGGTCTCGGTGCACAACTGTTCTCGGTCTTTACCGGTGTGTTCGTCATCCTGGCCGTCGCCTTCGACGAGTTGGCCCAGCGAACGCGGTACGAGAAGGTCCAGACGCTGTTCACTGATCCGCTGCGCAACGTCGCGACACAGCCGTTCAGCTTCTTCGAGAGCGTCGACGAAGACGTGCGCGGAATCACCGCGCCGCTCGTGTTCCTCTCGTGCATCTGCCTGACGATGACGGTGTTCACACTGGCAGGCGTGCTGCTCTCCATCGTCGGCGCCATCGGGTTCGAGTTCTCGGTGTTCATTATCTCGGGCGGTGTCGGTGCACTGGCGACCGTTCCGCTGTTCGTCTTCGGCGCCGTCGCCGGACTGACGTTCCTCTTCGTCGTGTTCCTCCACGCAGTGACCACCCTCGCTGGGAGTCGAGCGACCATCGACAAGTCGATTCAGGCCGTCTCCTACTCGTTTGCGCCGGTGGTCCTAGGCGTTGTTCCGCTCCTGTTGCTCGGGTACGGGTTTCTCCCCCTGGTCGTACTGATCACCGCGGCTCCACCCGTCCTCGCGATGGTGTATCTGTTGGCCCGGGCAGTCAGAAACTTGCACAAGTTGGATACGAAGACAGCCGCAACCGCAGCAGTAGCCTCGACGGCCGCTCTGCTCGCCTTCCTTGGGTATCTCGGTTCACTCGCCTGA
- a CDS encoding IS5 family transposase codes for MTQISRFTGEIVPIAQVVTGDGDESAAPEGGGGFADYALVSLHCLRIYLDASYRMTIDLLKEMPQITGEIGLNAADLPSPSTLCKAFDRISMSACRVLLRQSAQLHDPSKHAAIDAAFYERSAASRHYCQRTSYRVQKLKVTKLVDTETQAILDVHCSTTREGSDADLAEQIARRNAGDLRSLAADKGYDKQALRELSIRPLIKHRIFAPYDHAHNARIDKQRYNQRSMTETVNSAVKRSLGFAVRVRSWFREFRDIALMCVVYNIKRAVKQ; via the coding sequence ATGACACAAATCTCCCGCTTCACTGGTGAGATTGTGCCGATTGCTCAAGTTGTTACCGGTGATGGAGACGAATCCGCCGCCCCGGAAGGTGGCGGCGGATTCGCCGACTATGCGCTCGTGTCCCTACATTGTCTGCGGATTTACCTCGATGCGTCCTACCGGATGACGATCGACCTGCTCAAGGAGATGCCACAAATAACCGGGGAGATCGGCCTCAACGCGGCCGACCTCCCCTCTCCATCCACGTTGTGTAAGGCGTTCGACCGGATTAGCATGAGCGCCTGTCGAGTGTTGCTGCGCCAGTCGGCGCAGCTACACGACCCCTCGAAACACGCTGCAATCGACGCAGCGTTCTACGAACGCTCAGCAGCGAGTCGCCACTACTGCCAGCGAACAAGCTACCGCGTACAGAAGCTGAAAGTTACGAAACTCGTCGACACAGAGACGCAGGCAATCCTTGACGTACACTGCTCAACGACTCGGGAAGGAAGCGATGCAGACCTCGCTGAGCAGATCGCCCGCCGGAACGCGGGCGATCTGCGGTCTCTGGCGGCCGACAAAGGGTACGACAAGCAAGCGCTCCGTGAACTCAGCATCAGACCGCTCATCAAGCACCGCATCTTCGCTCCCTACGACCACGCTCACAACGCCAGAATCGACAAACAACGCTACAATCAGCGCTCTATGACCGAGACCGTCAATTCGGCTGTGAAGCGCTCGCTCGGCTTCGCCGTGCGAGTGCGTTCCTGGTTCCGTGAGTTCCGAGATATCGCTCTGATGTGTGTCGTTTATAACATCAAGCGTGCCGTCAAACAGTGA
- a CDS encoding mandelate racemase/muconate lactonizing enzyme family protein, whose product MRITGIESINYDDESALTNTERDIDITTIRLHTDEGVVGLGETFPIAEMETAALHGPIADQILGRDPRNIEAIRDDLLTYFNYYGHAGAEFRAMSGLDIALWDIKGKLAGEPIYQLLGGASREEIPAYNTCYDLEYDFMDEPAALAESLLDQGITSMKIWPFDEFADETRGQRIDSGDLDAGLEPLRQIRAAVGDAIDIAVEFHGLWSLTPAKRMVDAVAEYDPIWVEDVIRKGNIDAYRRLGRETDVPLCVSERLVGQYEFAQAIDTGAIDVVMPDLCWTGGLSAGVAIAKMAEAAHLPVAPHNSGGPVIHFANAHLSATIPNLYVMESIRDRYDGWHQNLVSDPLPVRDGTLPLPEGPGLGTEFEDELLDRPDVTVERTTL is encoded by the coding sequence ATGCGAATCACCGGTATAGAGAGTATTAACTACGACGACGAGTCTGCGCTGACGAACACCGAACGGGACATCGATATCACGACCATCCGTCTGCATACGGACGAGGGAGTCGTGGGACTCGGTGAGACATTCCCCATCGCTGAGATGGAGACGGCAGCGCTCCACGGCCCCATAGCGGACCAGATCCTCGGCCGTGACCCGCGAAACATCGAAGCCATCCGCGACGATCTCCTGACGTACTTCAATTACTACGGACACGCAGGAGCGGAGTTCCGGGCGATGAGTGGTCTCGATATCGCGCTGTGGGACATCAAGGGAAAGCTAGCCGGCGAGCCGATCTATCAGCTACTCGGTGGCGCCTCACGTGAGGAGATCCCGGCCTACAATACCTGCTACGACCTCGAATACGACTTCATGGACGAACCCGCGGCCCTCGCGGAATCGCTGCTCGATCAGGGGATCACGTCGATGAAGATCTGGCCGTTCGACGAGTTCGCGGACGAGACGCGCGGTCAGCGGATCGACAGTGGGGACCTCGATGCGGGCCTCGAACCCCTCCGTCAGATTCGGGCGGCAGTCGGTGACGCTATCGACATCGCAGTCGAGTTCCACGGACTATGGTCGCTGACACCGGCGAAGCGGATGGTCGACGCCGTCGCCGAGTACGATCCGATCTGGGTCGAGGACGTCATCCGGAAGGGGAATATCGACGCGTATCGGCGCCTGGGGCGTGAGACGGACGTCCCCCTCTGTGTCAGCGAGCGACTCGTCGGTCAGTACGAGTTCGCACAGGCCATCGATACGGGGGCGATCGATGTCGTGATGCCCGACCTGTGCTGGACCGGGGGACTCAGTGCCGGTGTCGCCATCGCGAAGATGGCGGAGGCCGCACACCTCCCCGTCGCCCCGCACAATTCGGGTGGGCCAGTGATCCACTTCGCGAACGCACACCTCTCGGCGACGATTCCGAATCTGTACGTGATGGAGTCGATCCGAGATCGGTACGACGGATGGCACCAGAATCTGGTGAGCGATCCCCTCCCGGTCAGGGACGGCACGCTCCCGCTTCCGGAAGGGCCAGGGCTCGGCACCGAGTTCGAAGACGAGTTGCTCGACCGGCCAGACGTGACCGTCGAACGCACGACGCTATAG
- a CDS encoding IclR family transcriptional regulator, whose product MQSRDEYPIKAVSTTFEILESLHRSGPMDLTELADRCDLSKPGVFKHLKTLRLLGYVHKQDNVYDLTHRFLGVSLDRRSREPLYTVATSVADRLTSANECVTSLVFREGTDVVFLHQSARDEDETTPVREGEYRTLAKSVGGLAILEAFERAEGPDAPAVEGEHELEMATPDINIMNGRVVSFDRDQLYDGWHTVATSIKDTGDEPIAAIETSYTADEASAFDLEINMAGQLTKAADTIEERLHARQD is encoded by the coding sequence ATGCAGAGTCGTGACGAGTATCCGATAAAGGCTGTCTCCACGACGTTCGAGATACTCGAGAGCCTCCATCGGAGCGGACCGATGGACCTGACGGAACTCGCCGACCGGTGCGACCTGTCGAAGCCGGGCGTGTTCAAACACCTCAAGACGCTCCGGTTACTCGGCTACGTCCACAAACAGGACAACGTCTACGATTTGACCCATCGGTTCCTGGGAGTGAGTCTGGACAGACGGAGTCGAGAGCCGCTGTACACTGTTGCGACGAGCGTCGCCGATCGGTTGACGAGTGCCAACGAGTGCGTGACCTCTCTCGTGTTCCGGGAGGGAACGGACGTCGTCTTCCTCCACCAATCAGCCCGGGACGAGGACGAGACGACACCCGTTCGAGAGGGGGAGTACCGCACACTGGCGAAGTCCGTGGGTGGACTGGCGATACTGGAGGCCTTCGAGCGAGCAGAGGGACCAGATGCGCCCGCAGTCGAGGGGGAACACGAACTAGAGATGGCCACCCCGGACATCAACATCATGAACGGCCGGGTGGTCTCGTTCGATCGCGACCAGCTCTACGATGGGTGGCACACGGTCGCGACAAGCATCAAGGACACGGGGGACGAGCCGATCGCTGCCATCGAGACGTCCTACACCGCCGACGAGGCGTCGGCATTCGATCTCGAGATCAACATGGCTGGACAGCTCACGAAAGCAGCAGATACGATCGAGGAGCGACTGCACGCCAGGCAAGACTGA
- the dgoD gene encoding galactonate dehydratase: MPKIVDYQLYQVPPRWLFLKLECDDGTVGWGEPIVEGRAETVESAVSELVDTYVLNEDPLPTEDHWQVLYRGGFYRGGPILMSAIAGIDQALWDIKGKQAGQPVHQLLGGPVRDRVRIYQWIGGESPAEIADSAREKVEQGHTALKLTPAGSFEPVTAPGAIDEFVKRVGAVRDAVGRDVDIGVDLHGRATKATAKRLVSRLEELEPMFVEEPLLPEHSDALSEVAHATSIPIATGERLFSRWDFKSLLEAGFVDILQPDLSHAGGITEVKKIAAMAEAYDVALAPHCPLGPIALASSLQIAGCVSNVLIQEQSMDIQYNTEGGLLSYVEDPTVFEQADGFMSIPTAPGLGIEIDEQAIEQRTEDDIDWHNPVWRYSDGSVAEW; this comes from the coding sequence ATGCCCAAGATTGTCGACTATCAGCTGTACCAGGTGCCACCGAGATGGCTCTTTCTGAAGCTCGAGTGCGACGATGGGACCGTCGGGTGGGGGGAACCGATCGTCGAGGGCCGGGCCGAGACGGTCGAGAGTGCCGTCAGCGAACTCGTCGATACGTACGTCCTCAACGAGGACCCGCTGCCGACAGAGGACCACTGGCAGGTACTGTACCGAGGTGGGTTCTACCGGGGCGGGCCGATCCTGATGAGTGCAATCGCGGGTATCGATCAGGCCCTCTGGGACATCAAGGGCAAGCAGGCGGGGCAGCCGGTCCATCAACTGCTCGGCGGCCCCGTTCGAGACAGAGTCCGAATCTACCAGTGGATCGGTGGCGAAAGTCCAGCAGAGATCGCCGACAGCGCGAGAGAGAAAGTAGAACAGGGGCATACAGCACTCAAACTCACACCCGCTGGGTCGTTCGAACCGGTGACTGCACCCGGGGCCATCGACGAGTTCGTCAAACGTGTCGGCGCCGTCCGTGACGCAGTGGGGCGCGACGTCGACATCGGGGTCGACCTCCACGGACGGGCGACCAAGGCGACTGCGAAACGCCTCGTCTCACGGCTGGAAGAGCTAGAGCCAATGTTCGTCGAAGAGCCACTGCTACCGGAACACAGCGACGCGCTCTCGGAAGTCGCCCACGCGACTTCGATCCCCATCGCGACAGGGGAACGCCTGTTCTCTCGGTGGGATTTCAAGAGTCTGCTCGAAGCGGGATTCGTCGATATACTGCAGCCAGACCTCTCACACGCTGGCGGGATAACCGAGGTCAAGAAGATAGCAGCGATGGCTGAAGCGTACGATGTCGCCCTTGCGCCACACTGCCCGCTCGGGCCAATTGCGCTTGCCTCGTCCCTGCAGATCGCCGGCTGTGTTTCGAACGTATTGATCCAGGAACAGTCGATGGACATCCAGTACAATACCGAAGGTGGACTTCTGTCGTACGTGGAAGACCCGACAGTCTTCGAGCAAGCCGATGGCTTCATGTCGATTCCGACGGCCCCAGGGCTGGGGATCGAAATCGACGAGCAGGCCATCGAACAGCGTACCGAGGACGATATCGACTGGCACAATCCGGTCTGGCGATATTCGGACGGGAGTGTCGCGGAGTGGTGA
- a CDS encoding substrate-binding domain-containing protein, producing MPKDSIGGDDSVVSIELGVSRRKLMKQMASVGMVGGLTGLAGCSSLRESDSETEDVTTDSNSVTESGNASSQSSGSGAALPDFQRVPLTPPPTADEIDFANPPDPEREVAFVTHNATNQVFQPAIAMMNDAMNRFGWTGEFVGPTGNNQSRQVEIMNTKADTLSKGDVMATTVLDANSYLDPVKKAVDKGVAVTQWNTTVSEWDYKTMVSEFGYPLPYIGQEHYPAGNATGVTAYEKAEELLDDDSYVVLPTTGVPGHPALKARNDGIRNALSQHDNVEVLELLDVSTDVSQAINRVDTKYRSNPDINIILGSGFWGPTAGGRLVENENLSSSEMIVGGFDYVSDVLNGIQNGSITFTIGQNFPAQGFVPLSLAYRWLDRGEPMRDFITGTEIVDESNVGFARKRAEGYPKLIDHLK from the coding sequence ATGCCAAAAGATAGCATTGGCGGAGATGACAGCGTCGTCTCGATCGAACTCGGTGTTTCGCGTCGGAAGTTGATGAAACAGATGGCGAGTGTCGGGATGGTCGGCGGTCTCACAGGCCTGGCAGGCTGTTCGTCGCTCCGAGAGAGTGATTCCGAGACGGAAGACGTCACGACCGACAGCAACTCCGTGACGGAGTCGGGAAACGCTTCGAGTCAGTCCAGCGGTTCGGGCGCCGCACTGCCGGACTTCCAGCGCGTCCCGCTGACACCACCACCGACTGCGGACGAGATCGACTTCGCGAACCCACCGGATCCCGAGCGCGAAGTAGCGTTCGTCACCCACAACGCGACGAACCAGGTGTTCCAGCCGGCGATCGCGATGATGAACGACGCGATGAACCGGTTCGGTTGGACAGGTGAGTTCGTCGGCCCCACTGGCAACAACCAATCCAGGCAGGTCGAGATCATGAACACCAAAGCCGACACGCTCAGCAAGGGCGACGTGATGGCCACGACTGTCCTTGATGCGAATTCGTACCTCGACCCGGTTAAGAAGGCTGTCGACAAGGGCGTTGCCGTCACACAGTGGAACACCACTGTGAGCGAGTGGGACTACAAAACCATGGTGTCCGAATTCGGATATCCGCTCCCCTATATCGGCCAGGAACACTATCCTGCCGGGAACGCGACTGGTGTCACCGCGTACGAAAAGGCAGAGGAACTCCTCGACGACGACTCCTACGTCGTCCTCCCGACGACCGGTGTCCCGGGCCACCCTGCGCTCAAGGCGCGAAACGACGGTATCAGGAACGCTCTGAGTCAGCACGACAACGTCGAAGTCCTCGAACTACTCGACGTGAGCACTGACGTCTCCCAGGCGATCAACCGGGTCGACACGAAGTACCGGTCGAATCCGGACATCAACATCATCCTCGGCTCCGGGTTCTGGGGACCAACAGCGGGCGGACGACTGGTCGAGAACGAGAACCTGAGCAGCAGCGAGATGATCGTCGGCGGGTTCGACTACGTGAGCGACGTACTGAACGGCATTCAGAACGGTAGCATCACGTTCACCATCGGCCAGAACTTCCCTGCACAGGGATTCGTGCCGCTGAGTCTGGCCTACCGGTGGCTAGACCGCGGTGAGCCGATGCGTGATTTCATCACCGGGACCGAGATCGTCGACGAATCGAACGTCGGCTTCGCACGGAAGCGAGCCGAGGGGTACCCGAAACTGATCGACCACCTCAAATGA